Proteins encoded by one window of Channa argus isolate prfri chromosome 13, Channa argus male v1.0, whole genome shotgun sequence:
- the ngfa gene encoding neurotrophin-7 yields the protein MRSSPLVLLLLIGVQAVLNMGGGFARSAGTANHKVGQQAAANHRAGQQHTGPGDHLCEHHSSQENRRTSHHRTKRPHRAASHTQTRSPVVGHSTSDSSPDPSIPVVDPKLFSKRRYRPSPRVVFSEVPPSHDALESGGYDNEGVRGLRVRRRAGSHTMHRGEYSVCDSINTWVGNLTRATDIAGNEVTVLPNVTINNVVKKQFFYETTCRSPTHRGSGILNGGRPGGRGGKQGSKSGNSGCLGIDSRHWNSYCTNTHIFVSALTIFKERTAWRFIRINAACVCVLSRKSWAGRLGH from the coding sequence ATGAGGTCGTCACCACTGgtcctgctcctcctgatcgGCGTCCAGGCTGTGCTAAACATGGGAGGTGGATTTGCGCGGAGTGCCGGGACAGCCAACCACAAAGTAGGACAGCAggcagcagccaatcacagagcaggacagcagcacacaggacCCGGGGACCACCTTTGTGAACACCATTCTTCACAGGAGAATCGTAGGACCAGCCACCACAGGACCAAGAGGCCTCATCGagcagcttcacacacacaaaccaggaGCCCTGTTGTTGGGCACTCCACATCTGATTCATCCCCTGACCCTTCCATACCAGTGGTGGACCCCAAGCTCTTCTCCAAGAGACGTTATCGCCCCTCACCCCGTGTTGTGTTCAGTGAGGTGCCACCATCACATGATGCCCTGGAAAGCGGGGGCTATGACAATGAGGGGGTTAGGGGGTTGAGGGTAAGGCGAAGAGCAGGATCGCACACCATGCACAGAGGAGAGTACTCAGTATGTGACAGCATAAATACCTGGGTGGGCAACCTGACACGAGCCACAGATATAGCTGGGAATGAGGTTACAGTGCTGCCTAATGTTACAATCAACAACGTGGTGAAGAAGCAGTTCTTCTATGAGACCACTTGCCGATCCCCCACGCACAGAGGCTCTGGGATTTTAAATGGAGGAAGGCCGGGGGGACGTGGTGGTAAACAGGGCTCCAAATCAGGCAACTCTGGGTGTCTCGGCATTGATAGTCGCCACTGGAACTCCTActgcaccaacacacacatattcgTAAGTGCCCTGACCATCTTCAAAGAACGGACAGCCTGGCGTTTCATCCGCATCAacgctgcatgtgtgtgtgtcctcagcaGGAAGTCATGGGCGGGACGACTGGGGCACTGA